One window of the Anoplolepis gracilipes chromosome 9, ASM4749672v1, whole genome shotgun sequence genome contains the following:
- the Sw gene encoding cytoplasmic dynein 1 intermediate chain isoform X38: MMSDRKAELERKKAKLQAIREEKERRRREKEQKDVEEATVRAAGTDKDQRKEIDAMLSSLGVAPVSDVLSSLSSMSSLTPEQSANATPDASLQPSSINSAQSASRRKNRELTIVSVAHTNIPPKEPVVYSKQTQTIQTTHTSHDVLTFDDGQAEDEENSLPHMDGFQSKLPPGILPHGLPQVKEVQPAVTQVEQEKEKEKPKKEVRELSEEEKQMIILSEDFQRFLDRTSRIVERALGESVDIYTDYTGTMDEDGMDEKSHQRLWLNRSFICERWSRNRCVTSMDWSPQFPELLAASYNNNDDTPNDPDGVCLIWNTKFKKTTPEFIFHCQSPVMSTTFARFHPNLILGGTYSGQIVLWDNRVQKRTPIQRTPLSATAHTHPVYCLSVVGTQNAHNLISISTDGKLCSWSLDMLSQPQEALELHTKQSKAIAATCLAFPHGDVNNFVMGSEDGTVYSACRHGNRAGLTETYEGHQGPVTGISAHAVQGGIDFSHLFLTSSLDWTIKLWSLKENKPLYSFEHNGDYVYDVAWSPTHPALFASVDDSGRLDLWNLNQDTEVPTASVVVDGCPALNRVSWTPSGLHVTVGDDTGKIWVYDVAEHLAHPRIDEWNKFLYTQQDLKNNKADEELDKLNLSSGPSSLTSMTSISSVPLR, encoded by the exons ATGATGTCTGATCGGAAAGCTGagttagaaagaaagaaggcaAAGTTGCAAGCTATTagggaagaaaaggaaagacgCAGGAGGGAAAAAGAACAGAAAgat GTAGAGGAAGCGACTGTCAGAGCTGCTGGCACTGACAAAGATCAACGGAAGGAGATAGATGCAATGCTGTCCTCCTTGGGTGTAGCACCGGTATCag ACGTACTATCTAGTTTATCTAGTATGAGTTCTTTAACTCCGGAACAAAGTGCCAATGCTACACCAGATGCCAGTTTGCAACCTTCTAGTATAAATTCTGCTCAAAG CGCAAGTCGAAGGAAGAATCGGGAGCTCACAATAGTTTCTGTAGCACATACAAACATTCCACCAAAAGAACCAGTTGTTTACAGCAAGCAAACGCAGACCATTCAGACAACGCATACATCTCACGACG TTTTGACATTTGATGATGGCCAAGCCGAAGACGAAGAAAATAGCTTGCCGCACATGGATGGTTTCCAAAGTAAGCTCCCACCAGGAATTCTCCCTCATGGATTACCGCAAGTTAAAGAAGTCCAGCCTGCCGTGACACAAGTAgagcaagagaaagagaaagaaaaacccAAGAAAGAGG TACGAGAGCTTAGTGAAGAAGAGAAGCAAATGATTATTCTGTCCGAGGACTTCCAACGATTCCTCGATCGCACTAGTAGGATTGTAGAAAGAGCATTAGGCGAATCAGTCGACATTTACACTGATTATACTGGTACTATGGATGAAGATGGAAT GGATGAGAAGAGTCATCAACGACTTTGGTTAAATCGTTCGTTTATCTGCGAACGATGGTCCCGTAATCGTTGTGTGACCTCTATGGATTGGTCGCCCCAATTCCCTGAGCTTTTAGCGGCTTCGTACAACAACAACGACGACACTCCCAACGATCCTGATGGAGTGTGCCTAATCTGGAACACGAAATTCAAGAAAACAACCCCGGAATTTATCTTTCACTGTCAATCGCCCGTTATGTCTACCACGTTTGCCAGATTCCACCCGAATTTAATCCTGGGTGGTACCTATTCCGGCCAGATTGTACTTTGGGATAATCGAGTGCAGAAGAGAACTCCCATACAGCGTACTCCCCTATCTGCTACCGCGCACACT CACCCTGTATACTGCTTGAGCGTCGTTGGAACACAAAACGCACACAATCTGATCAGTATCTCGACGGATGGAAAATTATGCTCATGGAGTCTGGATATGTTATCACAACCGCAGGAAGCATTGGAGTTGCATACGAAGCAATCGAAAGCGATTGCTGCTACATGCTTAGCCTTTCCGCATGGTgacgttaataattttgtcatggGAAGCGAGGATGGAACTGTATATTCAG CCTGCCGACACGGTAACCGTGCCGGCTTGACAGAAACATACGAAGGTCATCAGGGACCGGTTACCGGTATTAGTGCACACGCAGTACAGGGCGGAATAGATTTCTCCCATCTATTCCTAACGTCTTCCCTTGATTGGACTATTAAACTCTGGAGCCTTAAGGAGAATAAGCCGCTCTATTCTTTCGAGCACAATGGCGACTACGTTTACGACGTCGCCTGGTCGCCAACACATCCGGCGCTCTTTGCTTCTGTTGATGATTCAGGAAGGCTGGATTTGTGGAATCTGAACCAGGATACGGAGGTACCTACCGCTAGCGTTGTTGTCGATGGGTGTCCGGCTCTGAATAGAGTATCATGGACGCCAAGCGGATTGCACGTTACTGTCGGAGATGACACGGGTAAAATATGGGTTTATGACGTCGCCGAG cATCTAGCTCATCCAAGGATTGATGAATGGAACAAGTTTTTGTACACGCAGCAGGATCTAAAAAACAACAAAGCAGATGAAGAATTGGATAAACTTAATCTTAGTTCTGGACCGTCTTCATTAACATCTATGACATCTATTTCATCAGTTCCtctgagataa
- the Sw gene encoding cytoplasmic dynein 1 intermediate chain isoform X5, producing MMSDRKAELERKKAKLQAIREEKERRRREKEQKDVEEATVRAAGTDKDQRKEIDAMLSSLGVAPVSDVLSSLSSMSSLTPEQSANATPDASLQPSSINSAQSSASRRKNRELTIVSVAHTNIPPKEPVVYSKQTQTIQTTHTSHDGLSTSSSAYTIYSSCSTTTPTHSCSAGYFETDWWRPRKAHAFDYYDEYNLNPGLEWEDEFTVLTFDDGQAEDEENSLPHMDGFQSKLPPGILPHGLPQVKEVQPAVTQVEQEKEKEKPKKEVRELSEEEKQMIILSEDFQRFLDRTSRIVERALGESVDIYTDYTGTMDEDGMDEKSHQRLWLNRSFICERWSRNRCVTSMDWSPQFPELLAASYNNNDDTPNDPDGVCLIWNTKFKKTTPEFIFHCQSPVMSTTFARFHPNLILGGTYSGQIVLWDNRVQKRTPIQRTPLSATAHTHPVYCLSVVGTQNAHNLISISTDGKLCSWSLDMLSQPQEALELHTKQSKAIAATCLAFPHGDVNNFVMGSEDGTVYSACRHGNRAGLTETYEGHQGPVTGISAHAVQGGIDFSHLFLTSSLDWTIKLWSLKENKPLYSFEHNGDYVYDVAWSPTHPALFASVDDSGRLDLWNLNQDTEVPTASVVVDGCPALNRVSWTPSGLHVTVGDDTGKIWVYDVAEHLAHPRIDEWNKFLYTQQDLKNNKADEELDKLNLSSGPSSLTSMTSISSVPLR from the exons ATGATGTCTGATCGGAAAGCTGagttagaaagaaagaaggcaAAGTTGCAAGCTATTagggaagaaaaggaaagacgCAGGAGGGAAAAAGAACAGAAAgat GTAGAGGAAGCGACTGTCAGAGCTGCTGGCACTGACAAAGATCAACGGAAGGAGATAGATGCAATGCTGTCCTCCTTGGGTGTAGCACCGGTATCag ACGTACTATCTAGTTTATCTAGTATGAGTTCTTTAACTCCGGAACAAAGTGCCAATGCTACACCAGATGCCAGTTTGCAACCTTCTAGTATAAATTCTGCTCAAAG CAGCGCAAGTCGAAGGAAGAATCGGGAGCTCACAATAGTTTCTGTAGCACATACAAACATTCCACCAAAAGAACCAGTTGTTTACAGCAAGCAAACGCAGACCATTCAGACAACGCATACATCTCACGACG GACTGTCCACATCGTCCTCTGCATACACCATCTACTCCTCCTGTTCAACAACAACACCAACTCACTCTTGCTCCGCAGGCTACTTTGAGACTGACTGGTGGCGTCCCAGGAAAG CTCATGCATTCGACTATTACG ACGAGTACAATCTAAATCCTGGTTTAGAATGGGAGGACGAATTTACAG TTTTGACATTTGATGATGGCCAAGCCGAAGACGAAGAAAATAGCTTGCCGCACATGGATGGTTTCCAAAGTAAGCTCCCACCAGGAATTCTCCCTCATGGATTACCGCAAGTTAAAGAAGTCCAGCCTGCCGTGACACAAGTAgagcaagagaaagagaaagaaaaacccAAGAAAGAGG TACGAGAGCTTAGTGAAGAAGAGAAGCAAATGATTATTCTGTCCGAGGACTTCCAACGATTCCTCGATCGCACTAGTAGGATTGTAGAAAGAGCATTAGGCGAATCAGTCGACATTTACACTGATTATACTGGTACTATGGATGAAGATGGAAT GGATGAGAAGAGTCATCAACGACTTTGGTTAAATCGTTCGTTTATCTGCGAACGATGGTCCCGTAATCGTTGTGTGACCTCTATGGATTGGTCGCCCCAATTCCCTGAGCTTTTAGCGGCTTCGTACAACAACAACGACGACACTCCCAACGATCCTGATGGAGTGTGCCTAATCTGGAACACGAAATTCAAGAAAACAACCCCGGAATTTATCTTTCACTGTCAATCGCCCGTTATGTCTACCACGTTTGCCAGATTCCACCCGAATTTAATCCTGGGTGGTACCTATTCCGGCCAGATTGTACTTTGGGATAATCGAGTGCAGAAGAGAACTCCCATACAGCGTACTCCCCTATCTGCTACCGCGCACACT CACCCTGTATACTGCTTGAGCGTCGTTGGAACACAAAACGCACACAATCTGATCAGTATCTCGACGGATGGAAAATTATGCTCATGGAGTCTGGATATGTTATCACAACCGCAGGAAGCATTGGAGTTGCATACGAAGCAATCGAAAGCGATTGCTGCTACATGCTTAGCCTTTCCGCATGGTgacgttaataattttgtcatggGAAGCGAGGATGGAACTGTATATTCAG CCTGCCGACACGGTAACCGTGCCGGCTTGACAGAAACATACGAAGGTCATCAGGGACCGGTTACCGGTATTAGTGCACACGCAGTACAGGGCGGAATAGATTTCTCCCATCTATTCCTAACGTCTTCCCTTGATTGGACTATTAAACTCTGGAGCCTTAAGGAGAATAAGCCGCTCTATTCTTTCGAGCACAATGGCGACTACGTTTACGACGTCGCCTGGTCGCCAACACATCCGGCGCTCTTTGCTTCTGTTGATGATTCAGGAAGGCTGGATTTGTGGAATCTGAACCAGGATACGGAGGTACCTACCGCTAGCGTTGTTGTCGATGGGTGTCCGGCTCTGAATAGAGTATCATGGACGCCAAGCGGATTGCACGTTACTGTCGGAGATGACACGGGTAAAATATGGGTTTATGACGTCGCCGAG cATCTAGCTCATCCAAGGATTGATGAATGGAACAAGTTTTTGTACACGCAGCAGGATCTAAAAAACAACAAAGCAGATGAAGAATTGGATAAACTTAATCTTAGTTCTGGACCGTCTTCATTAACATCTATGACATCTATTTCATCAGTTCCtctgagataa
- the Sw gene encoding cytoplasmic dynein 1 intermediate chain isoform X1 produces the protein MMSDRKAELERKKAKLQAIREEKERRRREKEQKDVEEATVRAAGTDKDQRKEIDAMLSSLGVAPVSDVLSSLSSMSSLTPEQSANATPDASLQPSSINSAQSSASRRKNRELTIVSVAHTNIPPKEPVVYSKQTQTIQTTHTSHDGLSTSSSAYTIYSSCSTTTPTHSCSAGYFETDWWRPRKGGSAPNYLSHAFDYYDEYNLNPGLEWEDEFTVLTFDDGQAEDEENSLPHMDGFQSKLPPGILPHGLPQVKEVQPAVTQVEQEKEKEKPKKEVRELSEEEKQMIILSEDFQRFLDRTSRIVERALGESVDIYTDYTGTMDEDGMDEKSHQRLWLNRSFICERWSRNRCVTSMDWSPQFPELLAASYNNNDDTPNDPDGVCLIWNTKFKKTTPEFIFHCQSPVMSTTFARFHPNLILGGTYSGQIVLWDNRVQKRTPIQRTPLSATAHTHPVYCLSVVGTQNAHNLISISTDGKLCSWSLDMLSQPQEALELHTKQSKAIAATCLAFPHGDVNNFVMGSEDGTVYSACRHGNRAGLTETYEGHQGPVTGISAHAVQGGIDFSHLFLTSSLDWTIKLWSLKENKPLYSFEHNGDYVYDVAWSPTHPALFASVDDSGRLDLWNLNQDTEVPTASVVVDGCPALNRVSWTPSGLHVTVGDDTGKIWVYDVAEHLAHPRIDEWNKFLYTQQDLKNNKADEELDKLNLSSGPSSLTSMTSISSVPLR, from the exons ATGATGTCTGATCGGAAAGCTGagttagaaagaaagaaggcaAAGTTGCAAGCTATTagggaagaaaaggaaagacgCAGGAGGGAAAAAGAACAGAAAgat GTAGAGGAAGCGACTGTCAGAGCTGCTGGCACTGACAAAGATCAACGGAAGGAGATAGATGCAATGCTGTCCTCCTTGGGTGTAGCACCGGTATCag ACGTACTATCTAGTTTATCTAGTATGAGTTCTTTAACTCCGGAACAAAGTGCCAATGCTACACCAGATGCCAGTTTGCAACCTTCTAGTATAAATTCTGCTCAAAG CAGCGCAAGTCGAAGGAAGAATCGGGAGCTCACAATAGTTTCTGTAGCACATACAAACATTCCACCAAAAGAACCAGTTGTTTACAGCAAGCAAACGCAGACCATTCAGACAACGCATACATCTCACGACG GACTGTCCACATCGTCCTCTGCATACACCATCTACTCCTCCTGTTCAACAACAACACCAACTCACTCTTGCTCCGCAGGCTACTTTGAGACTGACTGGTGGCGTCCCAGGAAAGGTGGGTCTGCACCAAACTACCTAT CTCATGCATTCGACTATTACG ACGAGTACAATCTAAATCCTGGTTTAGAATGGGAGGACGAATTTACAG TTTTGACATTTGATGATGGCCAAGCCGAAGACGAAGAAAATAGCTTGCCGCACATGGATGGTTTCCAAAGTAAGCTCCCACCAGGAATTCTCCCTCATGGATTACCGCAAGTTAAAGAAGTCCAGCCTGCCGTGACACAAGTAgagcaagagaaagagaaagaaaaacccAAGAAAGAGG TACGAGAGCTTAGTGAAGAAGAGAAGCAAATGATTATTCTGTCCGAGGACTTCCAACGATTCCTCGATCGCACTAGTAGGATTGTAGAAAGAGCATTAGGCGAATCAGTCGACATTTACACTGATTATACTGGTACTATGGATGAAGATGGAAT GGATGAGAAGAGTCATCAACGACTTTGGTTAAATCGTTCGTTTATCTGCGAACGATGGTCCCGTAATCGTTGTGTGACCTCTATGGATTGGTCGCCCCAATTCCCTGAGCTTTTAGCGGCTTCGTACAACAACAACGACGACACTCCCAACGATCCTGATGGAGTGTGCCTAATCTGGAACACGAAATTCAAGAAAACAACCCCGGAATTTATCTTTCACTGTCAATCGCCCGTTATGTCTACCACGTTTGCCAGATTCCACCCGAATTTAATCCTGGGTGGTACCTATTCCGGCCAGATTGTACTTTGGGATAATCGAGTGCAGAAGAGAACTCCCATACAGCGTACTCCCCTATCTGCTACCGCGCACACT CACCCTGTATACTGCTTGAGCGTCGTTGGAACACAAAACGCACACAATCTGATCAGTATCTCGACGGATGGAAAATTATGCTCATGGAGTCTGGATATGTTATCACAACCGCAGGAAGCATTGGAGTTGCATACGAAGCAATCGAAAGCGATTGCTGCTACATGCTTAGCCTTTCCGCATGGTgacgttaataattttgtcatggGAAGCGAGGATGGAACTGTATATTCAG CCTGCCGACACGGTAACCGTGCCGGCTTGACAGAAACATACGAAGGTCATCAGGGACCGGTTACCGGTATTAGTGCACACGCAGTACAGGGCGGAATAGATTTCTCCCATCTATTCCTAACGTCTTCCCTTGATTGGACTATTAAACTCTGGAGCCTTAAGGAGAATAAGCCGCTCTATTCTTTCGAGCACAATGGCGACTACGTTTACGACGTCGCCTGGTCGCCAACACATCCGGCGCTCTTTGCTTCTGTTGATGATTCAGGAAGGCTGGATTTGTGGAATCTGAACCAGGATACGGAGGTACCTACCGCTAGCGTTGTTGTCGATGGGTGTCCGGCTCTGAATAGAGTATCATGGACGCCAAGCGGATTGCACGTTACTGTCGGAGATGACACGGGTAAAATATGGGTTTATGACGTCGCCGAG cATCTAGCTCATCCAAGGATTGATGAATGGAACAAGTTTTTGTACACGCAGCAGGATCTAAAAAACAACAAAGCAGATGAAGAATTGGATAAACTTAATCTTAGTTCTGGACCGTCTTCATTAACATCTATGACATCTATTTCATCAGTTCCtctgagataa
- the Sw gene encoding cytoplasmic dynein 1 intermediate chain isoform X30 — MMSDRKAELERKKAKLQAIREEKERRRREKEQKDVEEATVRAAGTDKDQRKEIDAMLSSLGVAPVSDVLSSLSSMSSLTPEQSANATPDASLQPSSINSAQSASRRKNRELTIVSVAHTNIPPKEPVVYSKQTQTIQTTHTSHDAHAFDYYDEYNLNPGLEWEDEFTAEDEENSLPHMDGFQSKLPPGILPHGLPQVKEVQPAVTQVEQEKEKEKPKKEVRELSEEEKQMIILSEDFQRFLDRTSRIVERALGESVDIYTDYTGTMDEDGMDEKSHQRLWLNRSFICERWSRNRCVTSMDWSPQFPELLAASYNNNDDTPNDPDGVCLIWNTKFKKTTPEFIFHCQSPVMSTTFARFHPNLILGGTYSGQIVLWDNRVQKRTPIQRTPLSATAHTHPVYCLSVVGTQNAHNLISISTDGKLCSWSLDMLSQPQEALELHTKQSKAIAATCLAFPHGDVNNFVMGSEDGTVYSACRHGNRAGLTETYEGHQGPVTGISAHAVQGGIDFSHLFLTSSLDWTIKLWSLKENKPLYSFEHNGDYVYDVAWSPTHPALFASVDDSGRLDLWNLNQDTEVPTASVVVDGCPALNRVSWTPSGLHVTVGDDTGKIWVYDVAEHLAHPRIDEWNKFLYTQQDLKNNKADEELDKLNLSSGPSSLTSMTSISSVPLR; from the exons ATGATGTCTGATCGGAAAGCTGagttagaaagaaagaaggcaAAGTTGCAAGCTATTagggaagaaaaggaaagacgCAGGAGGGAAAAAGAACAGAAAgat GTAGAGGAAGCGACTGTCAGAGCTGCTGGCACTGACAAAGATCAACGGAAGGAGATAGATGCAATGCTGTCCTCCTTGGGTGTAGCACCGGTATCag ACGTACTATCTAGTTTATCTAGTATGAGTTCTTTAACTCCGGAACAAAGTGCCAATGCTACACCAGATGCCAGTTTGCAACCTTCTAGTATAAATTCTGCTCAAAG CGCAAGTCGAAGGAAGAATCGGGAGCTCACAATAGTTTCTGTAGCACATACAAACATTCCACCAAAAGAACCAGTTGTTTACAGCAAGCAAACGCAGACCATTCAGACAACGCATACATCTCACGACG CTCATGCATTCGACTATTACG ACGAGTACAATCTAAATCCTGGTTTAGAATGGGAGGACGAATTTACAG CCGAAGACGAAGAAAATAGCTTGCCGCACATGGATGGTTTCCAAAGTAAGCTCCCACCAGGAATTCTCCCTCATGGATTACCGCAAGTTAAAGAAGTCCAGCCTGCCGTGACACAAGTAgagcaagagaaagagaaagaaaaacccAAGAAAGAGG TACGAGAGCTTAGTGAAGAAGAGAAGCAAATGATTATTCTGTCCGAGGACTTCCAACGATTCCTCGATCGCACTAGTAGGATTGTAGAAAGAGCATTAGGCGAATCAGTCGACATTTACACTGATTATACTGGTACTATGGATGAAGATGGAAT GGATGAGAAGAGTCATCAACGACTTTGGTTAAATCGTTCGTTTATCTGCGAACGATGGTCCCGTAATCGTTGTGTGACCTCTATGGATTGGTCGCCCCAATTCCCTGAGCTTTTAGCGGCTTCGTACAACAACAACGACGACACTCCCAACGATCCTGATGGAGTGTGCCTAATCTGGAACACGAAATTCAAGAAAACAACCCCGGAATTTATCTTTCACTGTCAATCGCCCGTTATGTCTACCACGTTTGCCAGATTCCACCCGAATTTAATCCTGGGTGGTACCTATTCCGGCCAGATTGTACTTTGGGATAATCGAGTGCAGAAGAGAACTCCCATACAGCGTACTCCCCTATCTGCTACCGCGCACACT CACCCTGTATACTGCTTGAGCGTCGTTGGAACACAAAACGCACACAATCTGATCAGTATCTCGACGGATGGAAAATTATGCTCATGGAGTCTGGATATGTTATCACAACCGCAGGAAGCATTGGAGTTGCATACGAAGCAATCGAAAGCGATTGCTGCTACATGCTTAGCCTTTCCGCATGGTgacgttaataattttgtcatggGAAGCGAGGATGGAACTGTATATTCAG CCTGCCGACACGGTAACCGTGCCGGCTTGACAGAAACATACGAAGGTCATCAGGGACCGGTTACCGGTATTAGTGCACACGCAGTACAGGGCGGAATAGATTTCTCCCATCTATTCCTAACGTCTTCCCTTGATTGGACTATTAAACTCTGGAGCCTTAAGGAGAATAAGCCGCTCTATTCTTTCGAGCACAATGGCGACTACGTTTACGACGTCGCCTGGTCGCCAACACATCCGGCGCTCTTTGCTTCTGTTGATGATTCAGGAAGGCTGGATTTGTGGAATCTGAACCAGGATACGGAGGTACCTACCGCTAGCGTTGTTGTCGATGGGTGTCCGGCTCTGAATAGAGTATCATGGACGCCAAGCGGATTGCACGTTACTGTCGGAGATGACACGGGTAAAATATGGGTTTATGACGTCGCCGAG cATCTAGCTCATCCAAGGATTGATGAATGGAACAAGTTTTTGTACACGCAGCAGGATCTAAAAAACAACAAAGCAGATGAAGAATTGGATAAACTTAATCTTAGTTCTGGACCGTCTTCATTAACATCTATGACATCTATTTCATCAGTTCCtctgagataa
- the Sw gene encoding cytoplasmic dynein 1 intermediate chain isoform X4, protein MMSDRKAELERKKAKLQAIREEKERRRREKEQKDVEEATVRAAGTDKDQRKEIDAMLSSLGVAPVSDVLSSLSSMSSLTPEQSANATPDASLQPSSINSAQSSASRRKNRELTIVSVAHTNIPPKEPVVYSKQTQTIQTTHTSHDGLSTSSSAYTIYSSCSTTTPTHSCSAGYFETDWWRPRKGGSAPNYLSHAFDYYDEYNLNPGLEWEDEFTAEDEENSLPHMDGFQSKLPPGILPHGLPQVKEVQPAVTQVEQEKEKEKPKKEVRELSEEEKQMIILSEDFQRFLDRTSRIVERALGESVDIYTDYTGTMDEDGMDEKSHQRLWLNRSFICERWSRNRCVTSMDWSPQFPELLAASYNNNDDTPNDPDGVCLIWNTKFKKTTPEFIFHCQSPVMSTTFARFHPNLILGGTYSGQIVLWDNRVQKRTPIQRTPLSATAHTHPVYCLSVVGTQNAHNLISISTDGKLCSWSLDMLSQPQEALELHTKQSKAIAATCLAFPHGDVNNFVMGSEDGTVYSACRHGNRAGLTETYEGHQGPVTGISAHAVQGGIDFSHLFLTSSLDWTIKLWSLKENKPLYSFEHNGDYVYDVAWSPTHPALFASVDDSGRLDLWNLNQDTEVPTASVVVDGCPALNRVSWTPSGLHVTVGDDTGKIWVYDVAEHLAHPRIDEWNKFLYTQQDLKNNKADEELDKLNLSSGPSSLTSMTSISSVPLR, encoded by the exons ATGATGTCTGATCGGAAAGCTGagttagaaagaaagaaggcaAAGTTGCAAGCTATTagggaagaaaaggaaagacgCAGGAGGGAAAAAGAACAGAAAgat GTAGAGGAAGCGACTGTCAGAGCTGCTGGCACTGACAAAGATCAACGGAAGGAGATAGATGCAATGCTGTCCTCCTTGGGTGTAGCACCGGTATCag ACGTACTATCTAGTTTATCTAGTATGAGTTCTTTAACTCCGGAACAAAGTGCCAATGCTACACCAGATGCCAGTTTGCAACCTTCTAGTATAAATTCTGCTCAAAG CAGCGCAAGTCGAAGGAAGAATCGGGAGCTCACAATAGTTTCTGTAGCACATACAAACATTCCACCAAAAGAACCAGTTGTTTACAGCAAGCAAACGCAGACCATTCAGACAACGCATACATCTCACGACG GACTGTCCACATCGTCCTCTGCATACACCATCTACTCCTCCTGTTCAACAACAACACCAACTCACTCTTGCTCCGCAGGCTACTTTGAGACTGACTGGTGGCGTCCCAGGAAAGGTGGGTCTGCACCAAACTACCTAT CTCATGCATTCGACTATTACG ACGAGTACAATCTAAATCCTGGTTTAGAATGGGAGGACGAATTTACAG CCGAAGACGAAGAAAATAGCTTGCCGCACATGGATGGTTTCCAAAGTAAGCTCCCACCAGGAATTCTCCCTCATGGATTACCGCAAGTTAAAGAAGTCCAGCCTGCCGTGACACAAGTAgagcaagagaaagagaaagaaaaacccAAGAAAGAGG TACGAGAGCTTAGTGAAGAAGAGAAGCAAATGATTATTCTGTCCGAGGACTTCCAACGATTCCTCGATCGCACTAGTAGGATTGTAGAAAGAGCATTAGGCGAATCAGTCGACATTTACACTGATTATACTGGTACTATGGATGAAGATGGAAT GGATGAGAAGAGTCATCAACGACTTTGGTTAAATCGTTCGTTTATCTGCGAACGATGGTCCCGTAATCGTTGTGTGACCTCTATGGATTGGTCGCCCCAATTCCCTGAGCTTTTAGCGGCTTCGTACAACAACAACGACGACACTCCCAACGATCCTGATGGAGTGTGCCTAATCTGGAACACGAAATTCAAGAAAACAACCCCGGAATTTATCTTTCACTGTCAATCGCCCGTTATGTCTACCACGTTTGCCAGATTCCACCCGAATTTAATCCTGGGTGGTACCTATTCCGGCCAGATTGTACTTTGGGATAATCGAGTGCAGAAGAGAACTCCCATACAGCGTACTCCCCTATCTGCTACCGCGCACACT CACCCTGTATACTGCTTGAGCGTCGTTGGAACACAAAACGCACACAATCTGATCAGTATCTCGACGGATGGAAAATTATGCTCATGGAGTCTGGATATGTTATCACAACCGCAGGAAGCATTGGAGTTGCATACGAAGCAATCGAAAGCGATTGCTGCTACATGCTTAGCCTTTCCGCATGGTgacgttaataattttgtcatggGAAGCGAGGATGGAACTGTATATTCAG CCTGCCGACACGGTAACCGTGCCGGCTTGACAGAAACATACGAAGGTCATCAGGGACCGGTTACCGGTATTAGTGCACACGCAGTACAGGGCGGAATAGATTTCTCCCATCTATTCCTAACGTCTTCCCTTGATTGGACTATTAAACTCTGGAGCCTTAAGGAGAATAAGCCGCTCTATTCTTTCGAGCACAATGGCGACTACGTTTACGACGTCGCCTGGTCGCCAACACATCCGGCGCTCTTTGCTTCTGTTGATGATTCAGGAAGGCTGGATTTGTGGAATCTGAACCAGGATACGGAGGTACCTACCGCTAGCGTTGTTGTCGATGGGTGTCCGGCTCTGAATAGAGTATCATGGACGCCAAGCGGATTGCACGTTACTGTCGGAGATGACACGGGTAAAATATGGGTTTATGACGTCGCCGAG cATCTAGCTCATCCAAGGATTGATGAATGGAACAAGTTTTTGTACACGCAGCAGGATCTAAAAAACAACAAAGCAGATGAAGAATTGGATAAACTTAATCTTAGTTCTGGACCGTCTTCATTAACATCTATGACATCTATTTCATCAGTTCCtctgagataa